A DNA window from Stigmatella aurantiaca contains the following coding sequences:
- a CDS encoding MGH1-like glycoside hydrolase domain-containing protein, translating to MSQASTQGLGAEARRLAEDEHRASNWKRWGPYLAERQWGTVREDYSPGGTNWTDFPHEHARSRAYRWGEDGLLGITDRQGRMCFSVALWNEKDPFLKERLFGLTGPQGNHGEDVKEEYFYLDSTPTHSYMKALYKYPQAEFPYERLVRENQRRGRHETEFELADTGIFHERRYFDVFAEYAKAGPDDLLIRLTVANRGPVAARLHVLPTLWFRNTWAWGRTGEGYWAKPRVAAHGEDALAAGQTSLGNYRLHAQAPVGGLPPERLFTGNETNFQRLYGVPNKAPYVKDAFHDAVVRGQREAVNPAQEGTKAAFHYVLEVPAGGSVVLPLRLFSEAQAPEALFGEAFEQVFAQRIAEADAFYASRFPHTLGDEERRVARQACAGLLWTKQFYHYAVKPWLEGDPTAPPPSPSRLQGRNREWGHLYNRDIISVPDKWEYPWYAAWDTAFHMVPFARLDPLFAKEQLLLFLREWFMHPNGQIPAYEFEFSDVNPPVHAWACWRVYKLTGVHGKRDRLFLARSFQKLLLNFTWWVNRKDVDGLNLFSGGFLGLDNIGVFDRSKPLPTGGHLHQADGTAWMAFFCTTMLSMALELAQEDPAYEDIASKFFEHFVAIVDAMNHLGGTGLWDEEDGFYYDELKLEGRATPLRVRSMVGLVPLFAAEVLEDRVLDRLPGFARRLRWFLENRSDLAQNTSYMAVCQRTGLGGRRLLAIPSRERLTRVLRRVLDPREFLSDYGIRSLSRMHAEAPFVFHAGREEHRVAYVPGESDSGMFGGNSNWRGPVWFPLNYLLIEALERYHHFYGDEFQVECPTGSGQMMSLAQVARELSSRLCRLFLPDGTGQRPCHGEDARFVEDPDFRELVLFHEYFHGDSGRGLGAAHQTGWTALVVQCLARQSPASKGQELPLTEGG from the coding sequence ATGAGTCAGGCTTCGACACAAGGGCTTGGCGCCGAGGCGCGCCGGTTGGCCGAGGACGAGCATCGCGCATCCAACTGGAAGCGCTGGGGGCCCTACCTCGCGGAGCGCCAGTGGGGCACCGTCCGCGAGGACTATTCCCCGGGTGGCACGAACTGGACGGACTTCCCCCACGAGCACGCCCGGAGCCGCGCCTACCGCTGGGGCGAGGACGGGCTGCTGGGCATCACCGACCGCCAGGGCCGCATGTGCTTCTCCGTGGCGCTGTGGAACGAGAAGGATCCGTTCCTCAAGGAGCGCCTCTTCGGCCTGACGGGGCCCCAGGGCAACCACGGCGAGGACGTGAAGGAGGAGTACTTCTACCTCGACTCCACGCCGACCCACTCGTACATGAAGGCGCTCTACAAGTACCCGCAGGCGGAGTTCCCCTACGAGCGCCTCGTGCGGGAGAACCAGCGCCGGGGCCGGCACGAGACCGAGTTCGAGCTGGCCGACACGGGCATCTTCCACGAGCGCCGCTACTTCGACGTCTTCGCCGAGTACGCCAAGGCGGGCCCGGATGATCTGCTCATCCGCCTCACCGTGGCCAACCGGGGGCCCGTGGCCGCGCGCCTCCACGTGCTGCCCACGCTCTGGTTCCGCAACACCTGGGCCTGGGGCCGCACCGGGGAGGGCTACTGGGCCAAGCCGAGGGTGGCGGCCCACGGCGAGGACGCCCTGGCCGCGGGTCAGACTTCGCTGGGCAACTACCGCCTCCATGCCCAGGCGCCCGTGGGCGGCTTGCCCCCGGAGCGGCTGTTCACCGGGAACGAGACGAACTTCCAGCGGCTCTACGGGGTGCCCAACAAGGCCCCCTATGTGAAAGACGCCTTTCACGACGCCGTGGTGCGCGGGCAGCGGGAGGCCGTCAACCCGGCGCAGGAGGGCACCAAGGCGGCGTTCCACTACGTGCTGGAGGTGCCCGCCGGGGGCTCGGTGGTGCTTCCCCTGCGGCTCTTCTCCGAGGCCCAGGCGCCCGAGGCCCTCTTCGGCGAGGCGTTCGAGCAGGTATTCGCGCAGCGCATCGCCGAGGCGGATGCGTTCTACGCCTCCCGGTTCCCGCACACGCTGGGAGACGAGGAGCGGCGCGTGGCGCGGCAGGCCTGCGCGGGCCTGCTGTGGACGAAGCAGTTCTACCACTACGCGGTGAAGCCCTGGCTGGAGGGAGACCCCACCGCCCCGCCGCCGTCCCCGTCCCGCCTCCAGGGGCGCAACCGGGAGTGGGGCCACCTCTACAACCGGGACATCATCTCCGTGCCGGACAAGTGGGAGTACCCCTGGTACGCGGCCTGGGACACGGCCTTCCACATGGTCCCCTTCGCGCGCCTGGATCCGCTCTTCGCCAAGGAGCAGCTGCTGCTCTTCCTGCGTGAGTGGTTCATGCACCCCAACGGGCAGATTCCCGCCTACGAGTTCGAGTTCTCGGACGTGAACCCGCCCGTGCACGCGTGGGCGTGCTGGCGCGTCTACAAGCTGACGGGGGTGCACGGGAAGCGGGACCGGCTCTTCCTGGCGCGCTCCTTCCAGAAGCTCCTGCTCAACTTCACCTGGTGGGTGAACCGCAAGGACGTGGACGGCCTCAACCTGTTCTCCGGCGGCTTCCTCGGCCTGGACAACATCGGCGTCTTCGACCGCTCCAAGCCGCTGCCCACCGGCGGCCACCTGCACCAGGCGGACGGCACCGCGTGGATGGCCTTCTTCTGCACCACCATGCTCTCCATGGCCCTGGAGCTGGCGCAGGAAGACCCCGCGTACGAGGACATCGCCTCCAAGTTCTTCGAGCACTTCGTCGCCATCGTGGACGCCATGAACCACCTGGGCGGCACGGGCCTGTGGGACGAGGAGGACGGCTTCTACTACGACGAGCTCAAGCTGGAGGGGCGGGCCACCCCCTTGCGCGTGCGCTCGATGGTGGGGCTGGTGCCGCTGTTCGCCGCGGAGGTGCTGGAGGACCGCGTCCTCGACCGGCTCCCCGGCTTCGCCCGGCGGCTGCGGTGGTTCCTGGAGAACCGCTCGGACCTGGCGCAGAACACCTCCTATATGGCGGTGTGCCAGCGCACGGGCCTGGGCGGCCGGCGCCTGCTGGCCATTCCCTCCCGGGAGCGCCTGACGCGGGTGCTGCGGCGGGTGTTGGATCCCCGGGAGTTCCTCTCGGACTACGGCATCCGGTCTTTGTCCCGGATGCATGCCGAGGCGCCCTTCGTGTTCCATGCCGGGCGCGAGGAGCACCGCGTGGCGTACGTGCCGGGCGAGTCCGACAGCGGCATGTTCGGGGGCAACTCCAACTGGCGCGGGCCGGTGTGGTTTCCGCTCAACTACCTGCTCATCGAGGCGCTGGAGCGCTACCACCACTTCTACGGGGATGAGTTCCAGGTGGAGTGCCCCACCGGCTCGGGGCAGATGATGTCCCTGGCGCAGGTGGCCCGCGAGCTGTCCTCCCGGCTGTGCCGCCTGTTTCTCCCGGATGGCACGGGGCAGCGCCCCTGCCATGGCGAGGACGCGCGCTTCGTGGAGGACCCGGACTTCCGCGAGCTGGTCCTCTTCCACGAGTACTTCCACGGCGACTCCGGCCGGGGGCTCGGGGCCGCCCACCAGACCGGCTGGACGGCCCTCGTGGTGCAGTGCCTGGCCCGGCAGTCACCGGCCAGCAAGGGGCAGGAGCTGCCCCTCACCGAGGGAGGCTGA
- a CDS encoding phosphotransferase: protein MPTSSLTPADLQARTARAVTAAVNAGLALGLKAAQPKVLHDVFSVVVHLAPAPVVVRVPVVLPPGLDASRQTARQARELAVVSWLDSHGLPVVRPSPLVPCEPVQRDGFSMTFWEFVEVDPSRTPDYVAEAALAARLHAVLRGYPGELPFLSPLAATLPTCLALLEENPGLLPPADIERARGEWALLSPLLSTREGFAAKFPQVSVQPIHGDAPSYNVLRTAEGVRYADFEDVTLGPVEWDLSFLGPQGAAVYDAAAAQVGVRALDPAALRVVDAARMLQMVVCHALVPQLPMLAEGLAPSLQAWRDTPFAGGLA from the coding sequence ATGCCTACCTCCTCCCTGACTCCGGCGGATCTCCAAGCACGCACGGCCCGGGCCGTCACCGCGGCGGTGAACGCGGGCCTTGCGCTCGGGCTCAAGGCGGCCCAGCCCAAGGTCTTGCATGACGTGTTCTCGGTCGTCGTGCACCTCGCGCCAGCGCCCGTGGTGGTCCGGGTTCCCGTGGTGCTGCCGCCCGGGCTGGATGCCTCACGTCAGACCGCGCGGCAGGCACGCGAACTGGCCGTGGTCTCCTGGCTGGACAGTCATGGGCTGCCGGTGGTGCGTCCAAGCCCCCTGGTGCCGTGTGAGCCCGTGCAGCGGGATGGCTTCTCGATGACGTTCTGGGAGTTCGTGGAGGTCGATCCCTCGCGCACGCCAGACTATGTTGCCGAGGCGGCGCTCGCTGCCCGGCTGCACGCGGTGCTGCGCGGCTACCCGGGAGAGCTTCCCTTCCTCTCCCCTCTGGCCGCAACCCTGCCCACGTGCCTGGCGCTCCTAGAGGAGAACCCGGGACTGCTGCCTCCCGCGGACATCGAGCGGGCACGGGGAGAGTGGGCGCTTCTCTCGCCGCTGCTCTCCACGCGCGAGGGCTTCGCCGCGAAATTTCCCCAGGTCAGCGTCCAGCCGATCCACGGGGATGCGCCCTCGTACAACGTCCTCCGGACGGCGGAGGGCGTGCGCTATGCGGACTTCGAGGATGTGACGCTGGGACCCGTGGAATGGGATCTCTCTTTCCTCGGTCCCCAAGGGGCCGCCGTCTACGACGCGGCGGCGGCGCAGGTGGGGGTGAGGGCGCTCGACCCAGCGGCCCTGCGTGTCGTGGATGCCGCGCGGATGCTCCAGATGGTGGTCTGTCACGCCCTCGTGCCTCAGCTGCCGATGTTGGCCGAGGGGCTCGCGCCGTCGCTCCAGGCCTGGCGGGATACGCCCTTCGCGGGCGGGCTGGCCTGA
- a CDS encoding fused DSP-PTPase phosphatase/NAD kinase-like protein, giving the protein MRIPPMAPDASSAQLVLDDEGPHVRRFRAPGTVEPSPDTEGLAELACSGSAQFSAAGWKDLQARLNVPRERLYVIDLRQESHGFLNGAAVSWYAQTNWGCVGLSDAQALALENLRLQLLERSEHIQLGRVEDVKRGLPRVFSEWLRQTVADEAQLLDLPPGHYLRLPVTDHARPSDAAVERFIGLVRGLPPQVHLHFHCRGGKGRTSTFLALYDMLHHAHRLSYDALLERQRKWNDYELRKSADPASAKAPYIQERTRFLENFYRYAQGGASVPWTQWLAAPGA; this is encoded by the coding sequence ATGCGCATTCCCCCCATGGCCCCCGATGCGTCCTCCGCCCAGCTCGTCCTGGACGACGAGGGCCCCCACGTGCGCCGCTTCCGCGCGCCTGGAACGGTGGAGCCCTCGCCGGACACCGAGGGGCTCGCGGAGCTGGCGTGCTCGGGGAGCGCGCAGTTCTCGGCGGCGGGCTGGAAGGACCTCCAGGCCCGGCTGAACGTCCCCCGCGAGCGGCTCTACGTCATCGACCTGCGCCAGGAGTCCCATGGCTTCCTGAACGGGGCCGCGGTCAGCTGGTACGCCCAGACCAACTGGGGCTGCGTGGGCCTGTCCGATGCGCAGGCGCTCGCGCTGGAGAACCTGCGGCTCCAGCTCCTGGAGCGCAGCGAGCACATCCAGCTGGGCCGGGTGGAGGACGTGAAGCGCGGGCTGCCCCGCGTCTTCTCCGAGTGGCTCCGGCAGACCGTGGCGGACGAGGCCCAACTCCTGGACCTGCCCCCGGGGCACTACCTCCGGCTGCCCGTCACGGACCACGCCCGTCCCTCCGATGCGGCGGTGGAGCGCTTCATCGGCCTGGTGCGGGGGCTGCCGCCCCAGGTCCACCTCCACTTCCATTGCCGGGGGGGCAAGGGCCGCACGTCCACCTTCCTCGCGCTCTACGACATGCTCCACCACGCGCACCGCCTCTCCTACGACGCCCTGCTGGAGCGGCAGCGGAAGTGGAATGACTACGAGTTGCGCAAGAGCGCCGATCCAGCGAGCGCGAAGGCGCCCTACATCCAGGAGCGGACGCGGTTCCTGGAGAACTTCTACCGGTACGCCCAGGGAGGCGCCTCCGTCCCATGGACGCAATGGCTCGCCGCTCCAGGCGCCTGA